From Malaciobacter mytili LMG 24559:
AACCCTATTTTGAAACCACAACATTTTTTAATAGCTATTGCAGTAGCTGTTTTATTTTTTTTATTTGAACTTTTTAATCCTTTTATAAAAGCTATATTTGTAGCATTTTTATTATCTGTTGCTACAAATTCTTTAGATATTTTTATTACAAATAGAGTAAAAAGCCAAACCCTATCAGCCATACTTATGACAATAGTTCTTGCTGTCATCTTTTTTGTGCCAGTGATGTACTGTATTTTTTCTTTTGCAAATTTTATTAATAAACTTGACCAGCAAGCAATTATAAAAAACTTTGAAAATATTCAAAATTGGGTAGAGAATATACCAAGTGATTTTCAATTTTTAAAACACCAATTAAATTTAATCTTAGATAAAATTGATGTGGCAGAGGCTGTAAAAAATGTACTTTCTATTGGGGCATATTTAGGTAAAAATTCTGCTTCATTTATGATAGATATGGTTATGATTCTTATTTTTTATTTTTTCTTTACTCTTTATGGGACAGGATTATCTCACTATATAAAAGATATTTTGCCTTTAAAAAAAGAGGATGCAAACGCACTTTTTTATGAATCATCAAATGTTATGAGTATTGTTTTATATTCTATTTTA
This genomic window contains:
- a CDS encoding AI-2E family transporter, which encodes MKPQHFLIAIAVAVLFFLFELFNPFIKAIFVAFLLSVATNSLDIFITNRVKSQTLSAILMTIVLAVIFFVPVMYCIFSFANFINKLDQQAIIKNFENIQNWVENIPSDFQFLKHQLNLILDKIDVAEAVKNVLSIGAYLGKNSASFMIDMVMILIFYFFFTLYGTGLSHYIKDILPLKKEDANALFYESSNVMSIVLYSILVTAILEGMLFGFFISIYGYNGFLLGVLYGFASLVPVVGGLIMWLPIAIYEIFKGNLYDAIVIISYSIIVISIIADTFVKPIIIKYINQRIVRTPSKINELLIFFSIIAGLSTFGFWGMIIGPAMVTFFISIVQLLKKYSNDMI